A single Augochlora pura isolate Apur16 chromosome 2, APUR_v2.2.1, whole genome shotgun sequence DNA region contains:
- the Ctrip gene encoding E3 ubiquitin-protein ligase ctrip isoform X1 encodes MADQQDQLSSGGSVETADASADTSKPRGNSSSSSSSGYRKRQSTGSISDTVEEKRRRETIDNPQTSQVFNNTSYENKADTFEKIGKARGDNKSHGSGLESYLGNTWRSQHKVQQSNYNISGSSTRVRSTTRASLPELNSKAIDCIAARTRSRTPQNSQAISQGHNSFNLSLTSGYNNREGLTYNNLVPGSSATPLTSHPSTSRGRGLRMSECLEGFVSAVKALFPISTQTYHQEGSKSHGGATCASSSASNQVLSVKSSIRVGNAASNSVESGGRALTHDGAGTSGITTTATANPPVSATAAANLTHPYSTHKHILRSRAKLTSEQPKELPSSNKTSGKHHKKDTTTGTCSSSRHRSSSRVRKVVFESGSGGVGGVMSGSESVTNSATPTSVSSTVPVNQLVTTTGEDESASTATSATASGGPSGMSATTGDSESDDGEVGRLQALLEARGLPPHVFGAFGPRVQHLLNRSMGASSGNTAKAQQLLAGLQAVDDEGEQLQAVIGMGEILVMGNEDTLTGFPVKQVVAALINLLGIEHNFVIMTHACRALTYMMEALPRSSTVVVDAVPVFLQKLESIECMDVAEQCLTALAMLSRRHSKTILHAGGVSACLKFVDFFNITAQRSALTITANCCQNLHPDDFHLVADSLSLLTSRLTNQDKKSVECVCQAFSRLVDSFQHDPVTLHKIINAELLQNLQQLLMITPPVNSIGNFITVLRMLSVISNRCPDLAQLLLQQNIAFTLSYLLTGSLEVKTEDVELVPRSPQEWFEITCLIEELMPPLPTDGIFSVNSLLERTSNQQENVHWEWRDERHCYHPFSTIDSRIIEMAFQNGEDEICLSSLGRTYTIDLTVMKQINEDIGVARSIFRRLNTHPTEGKSPTCLSSMDVVPPVIETNEWLVSFIRTLFSVLYEVYSSSAGPAVKCKCLRALLRMVYYASTDLLKDVLKNQVVSSHIAGMLASQDLRIVIGALQMASILMKRLPQVFGVHFHREGVLHQIRQLADPEVPLGVSPPKCPSGTSLPTPQPGPSNTSISSTTMLSSSNATSPIASPSTNGNILFGTIATCQLKPNLSASMEAHTRNELNSIDDVSTPQSAHARIGDVIRRRRQQGKKGRFSRLGGTTPQQTQQPESLFTGFAPKNNRFLGNLNPARWGRKSSSSSSTSDKRDSSSSTSLSKPPSNSSLTAGNRDKAKTWVREQAAQFLTRYQDNAPCTHPAMTVLSRLTAAIQRLQSNELDEMLSALTELRDIVLESDISPFEMNYSGLIKALLNYLTTTDAPGNRYDRLRMFWKLFADSTIIQQSNNAMDLNPGAFGALVAKLNSCVAQLEQFPVKVHDLPAGSGAGRGGTSALKFFNTHQLKCNLQRHPDCNNLKQWKGGTVKIDPLALVQAIERYLMVRGYGRIREAESMVSDDDNSEDDIDDTLAAVVISQGSAKHKLQFLIGDEVLPFNMTVYQAVRQFGCSGIDHSEAEADGEPPLGHDAVWVQTHTIYYRPVPEEETTTSPKPGSSSQGNSSRKGKGKSTKISSKRKEDSLWLEGIIPAQRCPLEPYLSPTLPPSVTISDASLDGLCLLRLLHSLNRHWAVLFPYVKRVSLLSPQDFINSKIAAKASRQLQDPLVIMTGNLPLWLQQIATVCPFLFPFETRQLLLYATSFDRDRALQRLLDSAPELSGSDSQERVTPRLERRKRTISRTDILKQAEQVIQDLASSKALLEVQYVNEVGTGLGPTLEFYALVSQELQRSDLDLWHGSSNPTETGYVNSPHGLFPMPISWNTKVSHLAKLKTKLKFLGKFMAKAIYDSRMLDLPFSLTFYRWLLGEEHTLTVADLAYVSPEVHRTLSKLQEVVRQKESMEKDQTLRPHEKAQLIESLSLDGCPIVDLGLVFELPGYENIELRKSGSDIPVNIYNLDQYIKLVVHWFLHEGIFRQMEAFREGFESVFPLSQLRLFFPEELEAVFCGHAQTGGKWDVKTLSECCRTDHGYTPDSRAIRFLFEVMSKYSSEEQRQFVQFVTGSPRLPVGGFKSLTPPLTIVRKTFDPSMKTDDFLPSVMTCVNYLKLPDYTTLEIMREKLRIAAQEGQHSFHLS; translated from the exons ATGGCAGATCAACAAGATCAGTTGTCATCAGGGGGGTCTGTAGAGACGGCAGATGCTTCAGCAGACACCTCTAAGCCTAGAGGAAACAGCTCTAGCAGTAGTAGCAGTGGTTATAGAAAACGACAGAGCACTGGTTCTATTTCAGACACTGTAGAAGAAAAAAGACGTAGAGAAACTATTGATAACCCGCAAACATCtcaagtttttaataatacttcgTATGAAAATAAGGCTGATACTTTCGAAAAGATTGGTAAAGCAAGAGGTGATAATAAAAGTCATGGCAGTGGCTTAGAATCATATCTAG GTAACACTTGGAGGTCTCAGCACAAGGTTCAgcaatcaaattataatatcagtGGGAGTAGTACGAGAGTTCGTAGTACAACAAGAGCAAGCTTGCCAGAGTTAaattcaaaagctattgactGTATTGCTGCAAGGACCCGTTCTCGAACACCACAAAATTCGCAAGCCATATCACAAGGACATAACAGTTTCAATTTATCGCTGACTAGTGGCTACAATAACCGAGAAGGATTAACATATAACAACTTGGTACCAGGATCAAGTGCTACACCACTAACTAGTCATCCATCCACATCCAGAGGAAGAG GCCTGAGGATGAGCGAATGTCTGGAAGGATTTGTGTCTGCTGTCAAAGCACTTTTTCCAATATCAACACAAACGTATCATCAAGAAG gaTCGAAGTCTCACGGTGGTGCAACCTGCGCGAGCAGCAGTGCGAGTAATCAAGTCTTGAGTGTGAAGTCCAGCATCAGAGTGGGTAACGCAGCCAGTAATTCCGTGGAGAGCGGTGGGCGGGCGTTGACACATGACGGGGCAGGCACTAGTGGCATCACAACAACAGCCACTGCCAATCCACCTGTGTCTGCCACCGCCGCTGCCAACCTTACACACCCTTATTCTACGCACAAGCATATATTACGTTCTCGCGCAAAACTCACCAGTGAGCAACCAAAAGAACTGCCAAGTAGTAACAAAACTTCAGGAAAGCATCACAAGAAAGACACTACAACGGGTACTTGTTCAAGCTCCAG aCACCGCTCTTCGTCACGCGTACGAAAAGTAGTGTTTGAAAGTGGTTCCGGAGGAGTGGGAGGTGTAATGTCAGGATCTGAATCCGTAACTAACAGTGCTACTCCAACATCAGTCTCATCGACAGTTCCTGTTAATCAATTAGTTACAACTACAGGCGAAGACGAATCAGCATCTACAGCTACATCTGCAACTG CAAGTGGTGGGCCATCTGGAATGTCTGCTACTACAGGTGATAGTGAAAGCGATGATGGCGAAGTTGGAAGGCTCCAAGCATTGCTGGAAGCAAGAGGATTGCCTCCCCATGTATTTGGTGCATTTGGGCCACGAGtgcaacatttattaaatagaagcATGGGCGCAAGTTCTGGTAATA CTGCAAAAGCACAACAGCTCTTGGCTGGACTACAAGCTGTTGATGATGAAGGAGAACAGTTACAAGCTGTTATTGGAATGGGTGAAATTCTTGTGATGGGGAACGAGGACACATTAACTGGTTTTCCAGTGAAACAAGTGGTTGCCGCTTTAATCAATTTGCTCGGAATAGAacacaattttgtaataatgacACACGCCTGTCGTGCTCTAACTTACATGATGGAAGCTCTACCGCGATCGTCAACAGTTGTGGTTGATGCTGTGCCAGTGTTCTTACAAAAACTAGAATCCATCGAGTGCATGGACGTGGCAGAGCAATGTCTGACAGCGTTAGCCATGCTGTCACGTCGACACAGTAAAACTATTCTACATGCG gGTGGAGTATCGGCTTGTTTGAAATTCGttgatttctttaatataacTGCTCAACGATCTGCATTAACCATTACGGCGAACTGTTGTCAAAATCTTCATCCTGATGATTTTCACCTTGTAGCCGATAGTTTGTCCTTACTCACTAGTAGACTGACAAATCAGGATAAAAAAAGCGTCGAATGTGTTTGTCAAGCATTTAGTCGTTTAGTTGATAGTTTTCAACATGATCCTGTaactttgcataaaattatcaatGCAGAACTTCTTCAAAACCTACAACAACTG CTTATGATTACACCACCTGTCAACAGTATTGGTAATTTCATAACAGTGCTACGAATGCTTTCTGTGATATCAAATCGCTGTCCTGACTTGGCACAGCTGCTTTTGCAACAAAATATAGCTTTCACGCTGAGTTATCTTTTAACCGGTTCATTGGAAGTAAAAACGGAAGATGTAGAGCTTGTGCCACGTTCTCCGCAAGAGTGGTTTGAAATTACTTGTTTGATAGAGGAACTAATGCCTCCACTACCAACAGATGGTATATTTAGTGTAAATAGTTTACTCGAAAGGACCAGTAATCAACAAGAAAATGTTCATTGGGAATGGCGTGACGAAAGACATTGCTACCATCCATTTAGTACTATTGATTCTAGAATTATTGAG atGGCATTTCAGAATGGCGAAGATGAGATTTGTCTATCTTCTTTAGGACGAACTTACACAATAGATCTAACTGTGATGAAACAAATCAATGAAGATATTGGAGTAGCGCGAAGCATTTTTCGTAGATTGAATACTCATCCCACAGAAGGCAAAAGTCCTACTTGTTTGTCAAG CATGGATGTTGTACCTCCAGTAATCGAAACAAACGAATGGTTAGTGTCTTTCATTCGGACTTTATTCTCTGTGTTGTATGAAGTTTATAGTAGTTCCGCTGGTCCTGcagtaaaatgtaaatgtcTACGAGCTCTATTACGTATGGTCTATTATGCTTCAACTGATTTGCTTAAg GATGTCTTGAAAAATCAAGTAGTATCGTCACACATAGCGGGTATGCTGGCATCCCAAGATTTACGAATTGTTATCGGAGCTCTTCAGATGGCAAGCATACTAATGAAAAGGCTACCACAAGTGTTTGGAGTTCATTTTCATCGTGAGGGTGTATTGCATCAAATACGACAACTAGCGGACCCTGAAGTACCTCTTGGTGTTTCGCCACCCAAGTGTCCTTctg GTACATCATTACCAACTCCACAGCCAGGTCCATCTAATACATCAATTTCTTCCACCACAATGTTGTCTTCTAGTAACGCTACATCTCCAATAGCTTCTCCATCAACAAACGGTAACATATTATTCGGTACAATTGCAACGTGCCAGTTGAAACCAAATCTATCTGCGTCGATGGAAGCACATACCAGGAATGAACTGAATTCCATAGATGACGTCTCAACGCCACAAAGTGCCCATgc gAGAATTGGGGATGTTATAAGGAGAAGACGGCAACAAGGAAAAAAGGGTCGTTTTTCTAGATTAGGCGGTACAACACCACAGCAAACTCAACAACCTGAATCACTATTCACTGGTTTTGCTCCTAAGAATAATCGTTTCTTAGGCAATCTTAATCCCGCCAGATGGGGTCGGAAATCATCGTCTTCGAGTTCCACAAGCGATAAAAGAGATTCGAGCTCATCAACAAGTCTCTCGAAGCCACCAAGCAATTCGAGTTTAACTGCTGGTAACCGAGACAAAGCTAAAACATGGGTCCGTGAACAGGCTGCTCAATTCTTAACTCGTTACCAGGATAATGCTCCTTGCACACACCCTGCGATGACGGTTCTTTCGAGACTCACAGCTGCTATACAACGGTTACAATCAAAT GAATTGGATGAAATGTTATCAGCCCTTACTGAATTGCGAGATATAGTACTTGAGAGTGATATATCTCCGTTTGAGATGAATTATAGTGGTCTTATTAAAGCTCTGCTCAACTACCTCACAACTACAGATGCTCCTGGTAATCGTTATGATCGCCTTCGTATGTTCTGGAAGTTATTTGCGGATTCGACTATT ATACAGCAGAGCAACAATGCTATGGATCTTAATCCTGGGGCATTCGGTGCTCTAGTTGCAAAATTGAATAGTTGTGTTGCACAATTGGAACAGTTCCCCGTAAAAGTTCATGACTTACCGGCTGGGTCTGGTGCTGGCCGTGGAGGCACTAGTGCTCTTAAGTTCTTTAATACACATCAACTTAAG TGCAATCTTCAACGACATCCGGACTGCAACAATTTGAAACAGTGGAAAGGAGGTACTGTCAAGATAGATCCTCTTGCACTAGTACAAGCAATTGAACGATATTTAATGGTCCGTGGATATGGAAGGATACGCGAAGCAGAATCTATGGTTAGCGACGACGATAACAGCGAAGACGACATAGATGATACTCTG GCTGCAGTAGTTATAAGTCAAGGGTCGGCAAAACATAAACTGCAGTTCTTGATCGGGGATGAAGTATTACCTTTCAATATGACTGTGTATCAAGCTGTCAGACAATTTGGTTGTTCTGGTATTGATCACTCTGAGGCAGAAGCTGACGGCGAACCACCCCTTGGTCATGATGCTGTTTGGGTACAAACacatacaatttattacag GCCCGTGCCAGAGGAAGAAACTACAACATCGCCAAAACCAGGATCAAGTTCACAAGGTAATAGCAGCCGTAAGGGTAAAGGAAAAAGTACAAAGATCAGTTCGAAGCGAAAAGAAGATAGTTTATGGCTCGAAGGAATAATTCCTGCACAACGATGTCCACTTGAACCTTATCTGTCACCTACTCTGCCACCATCCGTTACCATTAGCGACGCTTCGTTAGATGGTTTGTGTCTACTGCGTCTACTACATTCATTAAATCGTCACTGGGCTGTACTCTTCCCTTACGTAAAGAGAGTAAGTCTACTTTCTCCGCAAGACTTTATTAATAGTAAGATAGCTGCAAAAGCGAGTAGACAACTGCAAGATCCGCTGGTAATCATGACTGGGAACTTACCATTGTGGCTACAACAAATCGCTACAGTGTG CCCATTCCTGTTTCCATTCGAAACGAGACAACTATTACTCTATGCAACATCATTCGATCGAGACAGAGCTCTACAACGACTTCTGGACTCTGCGCCAGAATTATCAGGATCAGACAGTCAAGAACGCGTTACTCCGCGTTTGGAACGGAGGAAAAGAACTATATCGAGAACTGACATTCTCAAACAAGCGGAACAAGTTATACAAGACTTAGCGTCTAGCAAAGCCTTACTTGAAGTGCAATATGTCAAtgag gtTGGCACCGGTCTTGGCCCAACATTGGAATTCTATGCTTTAGTCTCTCAAGAATTGCAACGTTCTGATCTGGATCTGTGGCATGGTAGTTCAAATCCCACTGAAACAGGATACGTTAATTCTCCGCATGGACTTTTTCCAATGCCAATCTCATGGAATACTAAAGTATCTCATCTTGCAAAGCTTAAGACAAAGTTAAAATTCCTTGGAAAGTTTATGGCGAAGGCAATCTATGATTCAAGAATG TTGGATTTGCCATTTAGTTTAACTTTCTATCGTTGGTTATTGGGAGAAGAACATACTTTAACCGTAGCGGACTTAGCATACGTGAGCCCCGAAGTACATCGAACTCTTAGTAAACTACAAGAAGTCGTTAGACAAAAGGAATCTATGGAGAAAGATCAGACATTGAGGCCACATGAAAAAGCACAATTAATAGAATCATTAAGTCTAGATGGTTGCCCGATTGTAGATCTTGGCCTTGTTTTTGAATTACCAGGTTATGAAAACATCGAATTAAGAAAAAGTGGAAGCGATATAcctgttaatatatataacctGGACCAATATATcaag ttgGTGGTACATTGGTTTTTGCACGAAGGTATCTTCAGACAAATGGAAGCTTTTCGAGAAGGATTCGAATCTGTATTTCCACTATCACAATTAAGACTATTTTTCCCTGAAGAACTCGAAGCTGTGTTCTGTGGACATGCACAAACTGGTGGCAAGTGGGATGTGAAAACACTTTCGGAATGTTGTAGAACTGATCACGGTTATACCCCAGATTCTCGTGCAATTCGGTTTTTGTTTGAAGTTATGTCAAAATACAGCAGTGAAGAACAGAGGCAATTTGTTCAATTCGTCACAGGTTCACCGCGATTGCCAGTTGGag GTTTTAAGAGTTTAACGCCACCGTTAACAATAGTGCGAAAAACATTTGATCCATCTATGAAGACGGATGATTTCCTGCCGTCTGTAATGACTTGCGTTAACTATTTAAAACTGCCGGATTACACAACTTTAGAAATAATGCGGGAAAAGTTGCGAATAGCTGCACAAGAAGGACAACACTCGTTCCACCTTTCCTAG